A stretch of DNA from Globicephala melas chromosome 19, mGloMel1.2, whole genome shotgun sequence:
agcCCTACCCCAGAGAGTTGTCAAAGTCACTGTTCTGTGGGGGTGATGGGATAGGAGTGAGCGGTACTCAGAGAGACTGTTACAGGAGATGAGGTGACCATGGAGGGGTTGAGGGAGATGCTGATATCTCACTGAGAAGTGGAGGAGCAGCATTTGTCCCTGATGGGAcatgaagggagagagaggggtaaAGGGTAGTCCTGGTCTCTGCTCATGGCCTGGGGGAAGGGCTGACACTTCAGTATGGCTAGGAGGGGTGAAATGACCAGGGAGGCATAGCATGACACCAGGTAGTGAGACCTGGGAAGCAGGATGGGGGCTAGGACCAAATGCTAGACCTAGAACCAGGTAAGGAGGTAAAGGAGGGACCCCAAAGGGAGGACGAGATCCAGGAGGGTGTTTTGTGGACAAAGCCAAGGCCAGGGGAGATGGGCTGAGAGGGGGAGTGGTCCAGGGCCTGACCTAATTGCCCTTAATGCCAGGGGCCTTGCTGCCTGGGTCAGGCCACCCAAGAGGAGATGGGCCATTGTCCTTGGTTGTcaataaatgaacaaagcagaTTAATGTCTGCCTAACACCTGCTGTTTGGAAGAGACAGCCTCTCAAAATGGGAGGATCTATGGAGGAAAACAGTGAAAATTCAATGTTTGCTGGTAGCTTTTGTGAGTTGGGCCCTGGGTACTTAAAGATGATGGCTGTAAATCATTCCCAGGGCAGCAGGGAGACAGTTTGGTCTCAGGTGATGTCCGGAGATCTTGGTCAGAGCTAAGACTCAAGAGAATTCAGGTATCCCTGCTCAGGTATTAGAACCAGGAGAGACCATGAGACCACTTTGGGGTTACAACATGGTGGTGGCATTGGTGAGGTGGTGCAGGGGCAGGGCCTGTCCTGGAAGGATGGACCTCAGGATAAGGGGCCTGGACTTCCTCCGGGGGGTGAGAGAAGCAGCGGAGGCTCTTAGCACTTCAGGATCTGGGAGTGGGGGGATTCGGGGCTCTGCAGGGTCTAGGATGGAAGTGAAAGGCTAGACTAAGTAAGTGGTGAGGTTGACAGAAATATTGGACAGACTGGGAAGAACTTGACTGCAAGCTGGGTGTGGGGGTATCAGGATCAGTTGTAGGTCTTTCTGCCTGTTAAGTTGGGGAAGCAGGTTGGGAAAGAGAAGTTAGTTTGGATAAACTGGGTCTGAATGGATCGCAGGATCTGCAGGTGGCAGGGGCTCAGGAGGGAGGACATGCTTGGGGAGAGCCGTCAGAGTAGAGACCCCAGTCACGGGTGTTCACTGGGGCCCTGGGAGAGAGGTCAAGGTCAGGGGAGCTCCGGCCCCCACTacctctctccccccacctcccatgcAGCCCCCACCATGGGCAACACGCAGGAGAGGCCATCAGAGACGATCGATCGCGAGCGGAAACGCCTGGTAGAGACGCTGCAGTCGGACTCGGGGCTGCTGCTGGATGCGCTGCTGGCACGGGGCGTGCTCACCGGGCCCGAATACGAGGCGTTGGACGCGCTGCCTGATGCCGAGCGCAGGGTACGCCGCCTGCTGCTGCTGGTGCAAAGCAAGGGCGAAGCCGCCTGCCAGGAGCTGCTGAGCTGCGCCCAGCGAACCGTGCGCGCGCCCGACCCCGCCTGGGACTGGCAGCACGTGGGCACGGGTGAGAGCGCGCGCGAGGGCGGGGCCTAGGTCAGAGGAGGGGGCGTGGCGTGGGAGCAAGGAGTTGAGGTCTTCCCCAAAGACCCGCACGTGTGCAGGGGAAACCTCAGAGGGGTAAAATGAATCTGAGGCACTCCCACCTCCGCCGTAGGCTACCGAGAACGAAGCTACGACCCTCCATGCCCAGGCCACTGGACTCCTGAGGCAGCTGGCTCAGGGACCGCATGCCCCTGGCTGCCCAGAGCTTCAGATTGCGATGAGGCGCGGGGTCCTGAGGACTCCGAGGCAGCGCAATCCGGAACCCTCGAGGAAACTGAGCCAGAGCTGGAAGCTGAGACCTCTGAAGGGGCTGAGCCGGAGTTGGAACCCCAAATGGATCCTGAACCAGAGCCAGGGACGGAAGCAGAGCCCGACCTGGAGCCGGAGCCCGACCTGGAGCCGGAGCCCGACCTAGAGGCTGGGGACGAATCTGAAGGTGTGAGGCCGACCAAACCTGGTGGGAGGGCGTGGcctggggggcggagggggggggtCCACCTGACTGACCACACCCCTTCCGTCATCTCTAGATTCCTGAAAGCCTTAAAGCTGACAGGCCGCTCCTCGCCCTAGCAGGATGGGATCTAGGATCCTGCCCTGCCGGGGTCAGATGCCACGAAGCCTCCCTCTGTCCCAGTACCACTGAAAGTGAATAAACTCTGGAGGGTCAGCTTGGACTCTGTGATTCTGGCTCTTTGCCCAGGAACTAGGGTGTGGATTTGTACCTCTAAGTCCCAATGACCTGGGCAGCCCTGTGCCCACGGCCCAGTCCTCAACCCCTTTCCATCCTCAATAGCCCAAGCTGTACCCCTGGAGAGTCCCCAGTGGGACAAGGGCCAGACCCTTGGGCCCTGCTCCACAGCCCTTTTATCCTCGTGAACCATTTGGGGACATGTGTAGTCACCAGCCCCACCTCATGAAAGCCCCTAGGCCTGGCACAAAGAGCCAGGAAAAGGGTACTTCTTTCCACTTAGAGAAGGCTAGAGCTCACCACCTTGGGAAGTGAGACTAGAAAGAGAAAGGGATCTCAAGTAGGCAGAGCCCACACTGTTCATTGTAATTGTTTTAATTGGCTTCTCTCAGGACTGGGAGCTCAGGGAGGGTTGTGACCAGTTAACTGGCACACAGAAGGCGCTCTATACATATTCACTGACTAAATGAATAAGGACTTTGCAGCTGTGTTTCCAAGttttcagatgggaaaactaaggccAAGGGAGGGAGTAGGACAGGGTCAACCTCACACAGCTGAGTCTGAGATGAAACTGGAAGCAACAGTTATCTTGGCACCTCTCCTGGTCTAGGAGGGGCTCAGAACTAGGAACGAGGGGCCTGCCCCTCAGGCTTAATTGTGGCTGCTGCCAGGCTATGCCAACCTCTGCCAGAGACCAGCTGTGAGGGTGTGGGCAAAGACAGGGACAGTAgaggccagtgcaggggatgaAGGCAGGGCCAGGTGAGCTCTTAGCTTGATTCGcaaggggggtgtgtgtgtgtgtgtgtgcgtgcgtgcgtgcgtgcgtgtgtgtggagCTAGGAACAATTGGTGCCTTCCAGAGGAGCCCTGTTCCCTCCATCAAACCTTCAGAAACTGCTGCGTCCCAGCCCCAGTAAGTAGAGCACATAAATAAGGAATAAATACATGACAGTGGGAGGGGCAAAATGCTGGAAAGCACACCCCAGCCCAGCTGGGTCTCTACTACCAGGATCCCTGCTCCTTGAGTCTGTGTGAAAGCCAGGACCTCAGGCTCAGGCAGTCACCCCCAGAAGAAGGGAGATCCCCACCAGGACCCAGTGAGAGGTAGACAGCATGAAAGCTGAAGGAGCACCAAGGGGCcaggtgggggaggaaaggacTGGAGTATGCAGACACCCAAAGCCATCTCGTGCAAGAACAAGTTTCTACTCCCAAGCCACCCCCTCATCCCCATCCagcttccctcctgcccccaggctTTTCCTCTGCTCAAAAGGCAGCTGGAGACAGGAGGGCAGATTTAGTTTGCCTGACATGCTGCTGTTGGCCTTCAGGGTCCCGGGAGGCTAGCAAGGGGCACAAACTCTCTGCTgttgcctctcctccctcctgaaATGCTTCTGCCCTCCCCATTCCCCAAGAAACACGCAggctgtggaagcacagagcagCCAGCTTCATGTTCTGGGGGCTGATCTGGAGCCCTCTTTCCAGGGCCCCTGCCTGTAGCCCTCAAGCAGTATCAGTCATCAGGCAGCAGGCGGCCCAGCTCTGCCTCATCCAGCCGGTTGGTGGTCATGATGTGCTCCAGCTGCTGCCGGTAGCGTGCTAAGTCCTGCATGAAGTGGGGCACCCGGGTTTTGTCCAGCACCCCATGGGGCCGAAGGTGATCTACATCCTCATAGGACACCTGCAGGAAGAAAGCTGGGCCTCAGGAGtaggcagggtgccctggctTTCAGGCAGCTGGTCCCAGCTCTCTTGCAATGGCCCATAGCCCTTTGCTCCTGcaactcctccctctcccctcctgatCCACTCCCAATGTTATGTACCCTGAGGCTCAGGCCTGGGTGTTTGCTCTTTCTCTCAACACCTTGTTTTATCATCTACGTCCCACAACCTCACTCCTGTCTCCAGTCCAGCTTCCCCCCTCACCTCCAAACCTGGGTATCCAATTGCCTTCTGAACGCCTTCCCCAGGATATCCTTCAGGCACCTCAGACTCCCCATATCCAGCATTACTGGGTGCCAGCCTATGCCATCCCCACCCTCCTCACAGCCCCCTAGGTCACATTCCAGGTGGGCGCGTAGTATCTGTCACCCTCCCACTCAGAGTGGCCACTGAGTTAAAAAGATCCACTCTGAAGATCTCTCCAGCTTGCTGCTTCCCCTCCATCTGCACGGCCACTGCTGGGTTATGCCAGACCACCGTCGAGTCTGCAGAAGTGATTGGAAAGGCCTCCTCCTTTTCCCCCTGCACTCCCTTCCCTAGGCCTCTCCTCCCATATGACAGAGGGAGCCTTCTAAGGCAAACCATCTGTGCCACTCTTCTGCTCAAAGCTCCTAGGATTCCCCATTGCTTTGGATGAAATTCGACTTCCTCAGCCTGGCACAAATACCCAGCGCCAAGGACTTGTTCCCTGGCCATttctccagcctccttccccaggcCTTCCTGACTGCTCCCTTGGCCTGGAATGCTCTCACCTCCTTTGAAGTGCAGTGTCTACACACACACCTGTGGGCTGGCTCAAGCACCTATATTGGCTGCCAGACTGTCATTTCACCTCCTGTGCTCACCTCCACCCACGCTCCCCCCATCAGAGAGGCCTGGCACCCAGTCCTCAGTTGAGTTCCAATCAGAGGCTCAGGGAATACCGCAGTGATGGGGAGAGCTGGCTGGGCCCTCGAAGGCCCGTGGTCCCTCACCTTGCCCAGCGAGGTCAGCAGCGGGAAATCGATGGTCTGGCGATGCCGCAGAATGCGCACGATGCCATCCAGGTACACCTGATCCTTGCTGAAGCAGCCTGTGGACACGGGAGGGCCGTGAGCCCTAGGCCCAAAGCCCCACCTGAACCCCCCCCGCAGCCCTGCCACAGATCAGGACACTCCCCACTGCACAGGCGCCCACCGGGCAGCGAGGTGTCAGTCTGGCCGCGCTTGGCGCGCACGCAGTACTCCCAGCGCACGTCGGCGTCCTGCACGTAGCGCGCCAGGTCCTGGAACAGCTGGCGGAAGGACATGTGCGCGGCGCGGTGGATGGTGTAGTAGAGCAACGCGGCGCGCCACAGGAAGGGCTGCTTGCGGAACAGCACACTGTGCAGGCTGGCCAGGCCCTCCTCGGTGGGGTTCGCTGGCCGCAGCCCATACTGCAGCCGGCCCTCGGCGCTGTGCCACGGCTGCCGCGCGTTGTTCACGCCCCGCAGGTAGTGGGTACCTGTGGGGTGGGCGAGGGAGAGGCTGCGCTGGGCCGCACATCCAAGGGACCCTCCTGCCCAGCCTGGGTCCTGGTCTGCCCAGCTGGACCTCTAGCCAGCGACTCACATATCCTTATGCCTCTAAACCTAGGCTCTtacacaagtcccctccaccccaAACTCAAACTCACCCAACCCCAGGCAGCACGAAGACTCTCCTCAGGTGAACTCACACCCAAGGATCCAGAGTCTCACATACATGAACCCTCCCTCACCCGTCCAGGgctacacacacccacacaaactctcccaaactcacactgccccccaacccccagagaGGTGCAGGAACTCACACACTACCCCAGCCCCACACCCTGCATGCCCATATCATGCTGGTGTCCCCAGCAAAAACCACCTTTTGCCCAGAGCAACAGGATTCTTGATGAGGAGGGACAGACAGAAAAGAATAGTAATTAGTGTCCCATGCTCGCTTTTCCAGGCTGGCCCCAGCCCCTCCTAAACCCAGCTCTGTGTGTTTTCAGCTAATTCCATTCCCAGGATCTGAACTTCCACCCACCGGGGAGGGCCTGCATGTTGGCTGGGCTTGTGGGACCCTTAGGGCTCTCCCTCTGGCCTGTCTGGGCCTCAGCAGTCTTGC
This window harbors:
- the NOL3 gene encoding nucleolar protein 3, which encodes MGNTQERPSETIDRERKRLVETLQSDSGLLLDALLARGVLTGPEYEALDALPDAERRVRRLLLLVQSKGEAACQELLSCAQRTVRAPDPAWDWQHVGTGYRERSYDPPCPGHWTPEAAGSGTACPWLPRASDCDEARGPEDSEAAQSGTLEETEPELEAETSEGAEPELEPQMDPEPEPGTEAEPDLEPEPDLEPEPDLEAGDESEDS